One genomic region from Epinephelus fuscoguttatus linkage group LG6, E.fuscoguttatus.final_Chr_v1 encodes:
- the mboat4 gene encoding ghrelin O-acyltransferase — protein MGLMSWLWEHQFLMHQCFSLPFAFLFYFLAQRGYLSLTYRYLYVCLGGCVLAVVTMGIYSLLLFTSTFLFILLVCSVDPSCVHAWVFGVQMLWQTFWHLLIQYREYYLHEPVSIRLFLAVSSLMLLTQRVTSVSMDLQEKQVTLTFNSSSKKKTCVMLLPLVSYILNFTTLFGGPLCSYSRFVSLMAGISLNPPPSPLGVVSLKLMQVLMMELVKYCLVYFLKRNTYDPSSFIILYGVLWVWGLAAVLRIQYYSHWRVSECLNNAAGFGFWENSPGDSPDWSGLSDGDFWTIEASSRMSEFARRWNSTTASWLRRLVFTRCKRFPLFMTFSFSAWWHGWHLGHFVGILTWAATVKADYHIHRHLGPKLSSPWRKIYTCISWINTQMIVACVVIAVELRNVSGLRLLSVTYIGLFPLFNVILIFILLKLNTN, from the exons ATGGGTTTGATGAGCTGGTTGTGGGAACATCAGTTTTTGATGCACCAGTGTTTTTCACTTCCATTcgcatttctgttttatttccttgcTCAACGGGGATATCTGTCCTTGACATACAG GTACCTGTATGTTTGTCTTGGAGGATGCGTCCTGGCGGTCGTCACGATGGGCATCTACAGCTTGCTCCTGTTCACCTCAACTTTCCTCTTTATCCTGCTTGTTTGCTCTGTGGATCCTAGCTGTGTCCACGCCTGGGTGTTTGGTGTCCAGATGTTGTGGCAAACCTTCTGGCACCTGCTTATACAGTACAGGGAATACTACCTGCATGAGCCTGTCAGCATCAG ATTGTTTCTGGCAGTGTCCTCTTTGATGCTGCTCACTCAGAGAGTCACCTCTGTGTCCATGGACCTCCAGGAAAAACAAGTTACACTAACATTTAATTCTTCATCCAAAAAGAAAACCTGCGTGATGCTTCTCCCTCTTGTCAGCTACATCCTCAACTTCACCACACTGTTCGGTGGGCCATTGTGCTCCTACAGCCGATTTGTGTCCCTAATGGCGGGAATCAGCCTCAACCCTCCACCTAGTCCACTGGGTGTTGTCTCCTTAAAGTTGATGCAGGTGTTAATGATGGAGTTAGTAAAGTATTGTCTTGTCTATTTCCTGAAACGTAACACCTATGATCCCTCCAGCTTTATCATTCTCTATGGCGTCCTGTGGGTTTGGGGTCTGGCGGCAGTTTTGAGGATCCAATATTATTCTCACTGGAGGGTCAGTGAATGCCTCAATAACGCAGCTGGGTTTGGCTTTTGGGAAAATTCACCAGGAGACTCCCCAGACTGGAGCGGACTATCCGATGGAGATTTCTGGACCATTGAAGCATCGAGCCGTATGTCAGAGTTTGCCCGTCGATGGAACTCCACGACAGCTTCATGGCTGCGTAGGCTGGTTTTTACAAGATGCAAACGTTTCCCATTGTTCATGACTTTTAGCTTCTCAGCGTGGTGGCATGGCTGGCAtttgggtcattttgtgggAATTCTGACCTGGGCAGCAACCGTGAAAGCAGATTATCACATACACAGGCACCTGGGCCCAAAACTGTCGTCTCCATGGAGGAAAATATACACTTGTATAAGTTGGATTAACACTCAAATGATTGTGGCTTGTGTTGTTATAGCAGTAGAATTAAGAAATGTGTCTGGTTTGAGACTTTTGTCTGTAACATACATAggtctgtttccactttttaatgtaattctGATTTTTATCTTATTAAAACTCAACACAAATTAA
- the coq2 gene encoding 4-hydroxybenzoate polyprenyltransferase, mitochondrial, producing MLPAKLTSQLTLNVLRRIHYGVSYPCLYSSSSGLLHMDRKRTRDVSLHSDSSVLRRVFYSQSAIRPSRRLQETQQDGRRSFSLSAATIVNSAPSPVQPYLRLMRLDKPIGTWLLYLPCTWSIALAADPGCLPHLGMLTLFGTGALLMRGAGCTINDMWDRDFDKKVSRTATRPIASGEVSRPQALAFLGGQLSLALGVLLCLNYYSIALGAASLSLVVTYPLMKRFTYWPQFVLGLTFNWGALLGWSAIKGSCDWSVCLPLYFSGVMWTLIYDTIYAHQDKEDDVKVGVKSTALRFQEQTKPWLSGFTVAMMSGLVLAGVNAEQTLPYYTVLSAVAIHLTHQIYTLDINKPEDCWKKFVSNRNLGLLLFLGIVAGNLWKERRETLLQNEEEIR from the exons ATGCTGCCAGCCAAGCTGACCAGTCAGTTAACCCTGAATGTCCTGAGGAGGATTCACTATGGAGTTTCTTACCCCTGCCTGTACTCCTCGTCAAGTGGCCTCCTTCACATGGACAGAAAAAGGACGAGAGATGTGAGTCTCCACTCAGACTCCAGTGTGTTGAGAAGAGTGTTTTACAGCCAGAGTGCTATCCGCCCATCACGCAGACTACAAGAAACACAGCAAGATGGGAGAAGATCATTCAGTTTATCTGCTGCTACAATTGTGAATTCAGCACCATCACCTGTCCAGCCATACCTGCGATTGATGAGGCTGGACAAACCTATTG GAACATGGCTGCTCTACCTCCCGTGTACATGGAGCATAGCTCTGGCTGCCGACCCCGGATGCCTCCCTCATCTGGGCATGCTCACCTTGTTTGGTACAGGAGCTCTGCTGATGAGAGGAGCGGGCTGCACCATCAATGACATGTGGGATAGAGACTTTGACAAAAAG GTGTCCAGGACGGCCACTCGACCCATTGCGTCAGGAGAGGTTTCTCGGCCACAGGCACTAGCCTTCTTAGGAGGGCAGCTCTCTCTGGCACTCGGGGTTCTCTTGTGTCTCAACTATTACAG CATCGCATTGGGTGCAGCTTCATTATCTCTTGTTGTCACCTACCCGCTGATGAAGAGATTCACTTACTGGCCACAGTTTGTGTTGG GCCTCACTTTCAACTGGGGAGCGCTGCTCGGCTGGTCCGCTATCAAGGGCTCCTGTGATTGGTCCGTGTGCCTCCCGCTGTATTTCTCTGGAGTGATGTGGACGCTGATATATGACACAATATATGCACATCAG GATAAGGAGGACGACGTCAAGGTAGGAGTCAAATCCACTGCGCTGAGGTTCCAGGAGCAAACCAAACCTTGGCTGAGTGGCTTCACAGTGGCCATGATGTCTGGACTGGTACTAGCCGGAGTCAATGCTGAACAGACTCTGCCTTACTACACTGTACTGTCCGCAGTGGCCATTCACCTAACACATCAG ATTTACACATTGGACATTAACAAACCAGAGGACTGCTGGAAGAAATTTGTCTCGAACAGAAACCTTGGactgttgttatttttaggCATCGTTGCCGGCAATCTgtggaaagagagaagagagacttTGCtgcagaatgaggaagaaatcAGATAA